One Schistocerca cancellata isolate TAMUIC-IGC-003103 chromosome 1, iqSchCanc2.1, whole genome shotgun sequence genomic region harbors:
- the LOC126163245 gene encoding uncharacterized protein LOC126163245: protein MTVQRSKCCAAHVAAVVALQLIGMVAMPLSFPSVNVSTFQVAINLHTAASVASFGINTVTVLVEFFCNFSKYRRMLRLLQEYKGQQTDLGLSVKSSIGFGWKIAPFVSTIVVLLMFMNILSFQDKIYSFVIMSAQFVNACVTTMNMYKFYFLLLFIRSKMCDLKRCVSEMDVAHPSRIFPTNLALSHFGTNDENGQLDSCCQQVRCARLAFETLCELAKEVWRAHQLFLALQVPLMLLRSTAYMYITVASLAAGWAPFLDAHHLQLWLALLHELATLLTVLVPAHVAAREALGTADVASRLLLQAPPGGCLERELLLFLRQVERRAPKFSVYGIVQLDLKFLAAFVSVLTTYTVILHSVK, encoded by the coding sequence ATGACAGTGCAGAGGAGCAAGTGCTGCGCGGCTCATGTGGCCGCTGTGGTCGCCTTGCAACTGATCGGCATGGTGGCAATGCCACTCAGCTTCCCGTCGGTCAACGTGAGTACTTTTCAGGTGGCCATAAACTTGCACACTGCCGCTTCGGTGGCTTCTTTTGGCATTAACACAGTAACGGTACTAGTAGAATTCTTCTGTAACTTCAGCAAGTACAGAAGAATGCTACGGCTGCTACAGGAATACAAAGGCCAGCAGACTGATCTGGGACTGAGTGTTAAATCGAGCATAGGCTTTGGCTGGAAGATAGCACCTTTTGTAAGCACCATAGTTGTGCTCTTAATGTTTATGAATATACTGTCCTTTCAGGACAAAATATACTCGTTTGTTATTATGTCAGCTCAGTTTGTCAATGCTTGTGTGACCACGATGAATATGTACAAGTTTTATTTCCTGCTCCTGTTCATAAGAAGCAAAATGTGTGATCTGAAGCGATGTGTGTCTGAGATGGATGTAGCACATCCATCAAGAATCTTCCCCACCAACCTAGCACTGTCGCACTTCGGGACTAATGACGAGAACGGCCAGCTGGACTCTTGTTGCCAGCAAGTGAGGTGCGCCAGACTGGCGTTCGAGACACTTTGCGAGCTCGCGAAGGAGGTGTGGCGCGCGCACCAGCTGTTCCTGGCGCTGCAGGTGCCGCTGATGCTGCTGCGCTCGACGGCGTACATGTACATCACTGTGGCGTCGCTGGCGGCTGGCTGGGCTCCGTTTCTGGACGCGCACCACCTGCAGCTGTGGCTGGCCTTGCTGCACGAGCTGGCAACGCTGCTCACGGTTCTGGTGCCGGCGCACGTGGCCGCCCGCGAGGCGCTCGGCACAGCCGACGTGGCATCACGGCTGCTGCTGCAGGCGCCACCTGGCGGCTGCCTCGAGCGCGAGCTTCTGCTCTTCCTGCGACAGGTCGAGCGCCGCGCTCCCAAGTTCAGCGTCTACGGCATCGTGCAGCTCGACCTAAAGTTCCTCGCCGCCTTCGTCTCAGTTCTCACCACATACACCGTCATCCTCCATTCAGTCAAGTGA